The following are encoded in a window of Thunnus albacares chromosome 9, fThuAlb1.1, whole genome shotgun sequence genomic DNA:
- the fnbp1l gene encoding formin-binding protein 1-like isoform X2, with the protein MSWGTELWDQFDNLDKHTQWGIDFLERYAKFVKERLEVEQNYAKQLRNLVKKYCPKRSKDEEPRFTSCLSFYSILNELNDYAGQREVVAEEMAHKVYGELMRYSQDLKTERKHHLQEGRKAQQYLDHCWKQMDNSKRKFERECKEAEKSQITYDKLDNDINATKSEVEKAKAQFYLRTHMADESKNEYAAQLQNFNAEQWKHFNNAIPHIFKNLQDMDERRTVKLGETYRSFAEAERRVIPIVSKCLEGMVSAAKAVDERRDSSIVVESFKSGFEPPGDFPFEDFSQNLSRTGSDGTISSTPKGERDRDGPPGSRSDPKHQMSKTKNKLWLFGKKPKAPSLEDFSHLPPEQRRKRLQQRIDELSKELQKEMDQRDALNKMKDVYEKNPQMGDPSSLQPKISETICNMEKLRSEIHKNETWLSEVEGKQSSRGDRRHSADNHHHTPQGRESPEGSYTDDTSQEHHTPHHRTSPPQPGHPNPDPHEFDDEFDDDDPLPVIGHCKALYSFDGQNEGTLVMAEDEVLYIIEEDKGDGWTRARKQSGEEGYVPTSYVEITMEKNSKGS; encoded by the exons gACCAGTTTGATAATCTGGACAAACACACCCAGTGGGGGATCGACTTTCTTGAGCGCTACGCAAAGTTTGTCAAGGAAAGGCTGGAAGTAGAGCAAAACTACGCCAAGCAGCTACG GAACCTGGTAAAGAAATACTGTCCAAAACGCTCTAAAGATGAGGAACCAAG GTTCACATCATGTCTGTCATTCTACTCCATACTCAACGAACTCAACGACTACGCCGGTCAGAGGGAGGTGGTGGCGGAGGAGATGGCTCATAAGGTTTATGGAGAGCTGATGAGGTACAGCCAAGACCTCAAAACTGAGAGGAAACAT CATCTACAGGAGGGCAGGAAGGCCCAGCAGTATTTGGATCATTGCTGGAAGCAGATGGACAAC AGCAAAAGGAAGTTTGAGAGAGAGTGCAAGGAAGCAGAGAAATCCCAGATTACCTACGACAAGTTAGATAATGACATCAACGCCACCAAATCAGAGGTGGAGAAG GCCAAAGCCCAGTTCTACCTGCGGACTCACATGGCAGATGAGAGTAAGAATGAGTACGCCGCCCAGCTACAGAACTTCAACGCTGAGCAGTGGAAACATTTCAACAACGCCATACCACACATCTTCAAG AATCTGCAGGACATGGACGAACGTCGGACGGTGAAGCTCGGAGAGACGTACCGGAGCTTCGCCGAGGCGGAGCGGAGAGTCATTCCCATCGTCTCCAAATGCTTAGAAGGAATGGTTTCAGCTGCTAAAGCTGTCGATGAGCGAAGG GATTCATCCATCGTCGTGGAGTCATTTAAATCTGGCTTTGAACCTCCAGGCGACTTCCCCTTCGAGGACTTCAGTCAGAATCTGAGCAGAACGGGTTCAGACGGGACCATCAGCAGTACGCCCAAAGGCgaaagagacagagacggaCCCCCGGGGTCGCGATCCGACCCCAAACACCAGATGAGCAAAACCAAGAACAAGCTCTGGCTGTTTGGGAAGAAACCGAAG GCCCCGTCTCTGGAAGATTTCAGCCACTTGCCCCccgagcagaggaggaagaggctgCAGCAGAGGATCGATGAACTCAGCAAGGAACTCCAGAAAGAGATGGATCAGAG aGACGCTCTGAACAAGATGAAGGACGTGTATGAGAAGAATCCTCAGATGGGAGACCCCAGCAGCCTGCAGCCCAAAATATCAGAGACCATATGTAACATGGAGAAGCTGCGCTCCGAAATTCACAAAAACGAG ACTTGGTTATCTGAGGTGGAGGGAAAGCAGAGCTCCAGAGGAGACAGAAGACACAGCGCCGACAACCACCATCACACTCCTCAAGGCAGAGAGAG TCCTGAGGGCAGTTATACAGACGACACCAGTCAGGAACATCACACACCTCATCACCGCACCAGTCCTCCACAGCCCGGGCACCCGAACCCCGACCCCCACGAGTTTGATGACGAATTCGACGACGACGACCCGCTGCCCGTCATCGGACACTGCAAAGCTCTGTACTCCTTCGATG GTCAGAACGAGGGGACGCTGGTGATGGCAGAAGACGAG GTGTTGTACATCATCGAGGAGGATAAAGGCGACGGCTGGACGAGGGCGAGGAAGCAGAGCGGGGAGGAGGGCTACGTCCCCACCTCCTACGTAGAAATCACCatggagaaaaacagcaaag GTTCCTGA
- the fnbp1l gene encoding formin-binding protein 1-like isoform X1: MSWGTELWDQFDNLDKHTQWGIDFLERYAKFVKERLEVEQNYAKQLRNLVKKYCPKRSKDEEPRFTSCLSFYSILNELNDYAGQREVVAEEMAHKVYGELMRYSQDLKTERKHHLQEGRKAQQYLDHCWKQMDNSKRKFERECKEAEKSQITYDKLDNDINATKSEVEKAKAQFYLRTHMADESKNEYAAQLQNFNAEQWKHFNNAIPHIFKNLQDMDERRTVKLGETYRSFAEAERRVIPIVSKCLEGMVSAAKAVDERRDSSIVVESFKSGFEPPGDFPFEDFSQNLSRTGSDGTISSTPKGERDRDGPPGSRSDPKHQMSKTKNKLWLFGKKPKAPSLEDFSHLPPEQRRKRLQQRIDELSKELQKEMDQRDALNKMKDVYEKNPQMGDPSSLQPKISETICNMEKLRSEIHKNETWLSEVEGKQSSRGDRRHSADNHHHTPQGRESPEGSYTDDTSQEHHTPHHRTSPPQPGHPNPDPHEFDDEFDDDDPLPVIGHCKALYSFDGQNEGTLVMAEDEVLYIIEEDKGDGWTRARKQSGEEGYVPTSYVEITMEKNSKGAVTYI, from the exons gACCAGTTTGATAATCTGGACAAACACACCCAGTGGGGGATCGACTTTCTTGAGCGCTACGCAAAGTTTGTCAAGGAAAGGCTGGAAGTAGAGCAAAACTACGCCAAGCAGCTACG GAACCTGGTAAAGAAATACTGTCCAAAACGCTCTAAAGATGAGGAACCAAG GTTCACATCATGTCTGTCATTCTACTCCATACTCAACGAACTCAACGACTACGCCGGTCAGAGGGAGGTGGTGGCGGAGGAGATGGCTCATAAGGTTTATGGAGAGCTGATGAGGTACAGCCAAGACCTCAAAACTGAGAGGAAACAT CATCTACAGGAGGGCAGGAAGGCCCAGCAGTATTTGGATCATTGCTGGAAGCAGATGGACAAC AGCAAAAGGAAGTTTGAGAGAGAGTGCAAGGAAGCAGAGAAATCCCAGATTACCTACGACAAGTTAGATAATGACATCAACGCCACCAAATCAGAGGTGGAGAAG GCCAAAGCCCAGTTCTACCTGCGGACTCACATGGCAGATGAGAGTAAGAATGAGTACGCCGCCCAGCTACAGAACTTCAACGCTGAGCAGTGGAAACATTTCAACAACGCCATACCACACATCTTCAAG AATCTGCAGGACATGGACGAACGTCGGACGGTGAAGCTCGGAGAGACGTACCGGAGCTTCGCCGAGGCGGAGCGGAGAGTCATTCCCATCGTCTCCAAATGCTTAGAAGGAATGGTTTCAGCTGCTAAAGCTGTCGATGAGCGAAGG GATTCATCCATCGTCGTGGAGTCATTTAAATCTGGCTTTGAACCTCCAGGCGACTTCCCCTTCGAGGACTTCAGTCAGAATCTGAGCAGAACGGGTTCAGACGGGACCATCAGCAGTACGCCCAAAGGCgaaagagacagagacggaCCCCCGGGGTCGCGATCCGACCCCAAACACCAGATGAGCAAAACCAAGAACAAGCTCTGGCTGTTTGGGAAGAAACCGAAG GCCCCGTCTCTGGAAGATTTCAGCCACTTGCCCCccgagcagaggaggaagaggctgCAGCAGAGGATCGATGAACTCAGCAAGGAACTCCAGAAAGAGATGGATCAGAG aGACGCTCTGAACAAGATGAAGGACGTGTATGAGAAGAATCCTCAGATGGGAGACCCCAGCAGCCTGCAGCCCAAAATATCAGAGACCATATGTAACATGGAGAAGCTGCGCTCCGAAATTCACAAAAACGAG ACTTGGTTATCTGAGGTGGAGGGAAAGCAGAGCTCCAGAGGAGACAGAAGACACAGCGCCGACAACCACCATCACACTCCTCAAGGCAGAGAGAG TCCTGAGGGCAGTTATACAGACGACACCAGTCAGGAACATCACACACCTCATCACCGCACCAGTCCTCCACAGCCCGGGCACCCGAACCCCGACCCCCACGAGTTTGATGACGAATTCGACGACGACGACCCGCTGCCCGTCATCGGACACTGCAAAGCTCTGTACTCCTTCGATG GTCAGAACGAGGGGACGCTGGTGATGGCAGAAGACGAG GTGTTGTACATCATCGAGGAGGATAAAGGCGACGGCTGGACGAGGGCGAGGAAGCAGAGCGGGGAGGAGGGCTACGTCCCCACCTCCTACGTAGAAATCACCatggagaaaaacagcaaaggtGCTGTCACTTACATCTGA